A region of Oxyura jamaicensis isolate SHBP4307 breed ruddy duck chromosome 5, BPBGC_Ojam_1.0, whole genome shotgun sequence DNA encodes the following proteins:
- the CCDC198 gene encoding uncharacterized protein CCDC198: MGLSSSKAHPKVTRVAPMLSSEDLPARPIPHPRVLGGPILPPPAMGEWGTPTFHGQLPPLRHTSYGRTSAGPLSFDTMPADGGSSIIKLHPPRRPQRLEPAIAPVKPWSQHEVDAAPKAKALEKSGQSLRALPGRRQHLHKLQMLELTRRRREAELKRNLHREAKINKQKIKEFSPKKVLDTRQRGDSTDSRDLVPAEHNQHFNGDPGNRGDGGLARQHDSNSKVGLWLCREPRTGDLLWDTSSTDSGGCEREGRKLHRRPALVRTRTERVSLFDEFFDKNF; this comes from the exons ATGGGCCTGAGCTCTTCCAAGGCGCACCCCAAGGTGACCAGGGTGGCACCGATGCTCTCCAGTGAGGACTTACCTGCTCGCCCCATCCcgcaccccagggtgctgggggggcccATCCTGCCCCCACCGGCCATGGGGGAGTGGGGAACCCCCACGTTTCACGGGCAGCTCCCCCCTCTCCGCCACACCTCCTATGGGAGAACCTCCGCAG GGCCCCTTTCCTTCGACACCATGCCTGCGGATGGAGGCAGCAGCATCATCAAACTGCACCCACCTCGGCGACCACAA AGGCTTGAACCTGCCATTGCTCCTGTAAAGCCCTGGAGCCAGCATGAAGTGGATGCAGCCCCAAAAGCCAAG GCTCTGGAGAAGAGCGGGCAGAGCCTAAGAGCCCTCCCTGGCAGGCGGCAGCACTTGCACAAGCTGCAGATGCTGGAGCTGACCCGCCGGCGCCGAGAG gcagagctgaagcGAAATCTCCACAGGGAGGcaaaaatcaataaacaaaaaatcaagGAATTCAGCCCGAAGAAAGTCCTTGACACTCGCCAGAGAGGTGACAGCACCGACAGCCGAGACCTTGTCCCCGCTGAGCACAATCAGCATTTTAATGGAGACCCTG GAAACAGAGGGGATGGAGGACTCGCAAGGCAGCACGACAGCAACAGCAAGGTCGGGctctggctctgcagggagccGCGCACCGGGGACCTGCTCTGGGACACCTCCAGCACCGACTCGGGGGGCTGcgagagggaagggaggaaactTCATCGCAGACCTGCGCTGGTGAGGACCAGGACGGAGAGGGTTTCTCTTTTTGATGAGTTCTTCGATAAAAATTTCTAG